The Gottschalkia purinilytica genome segment CTATGAAGACCATAATTATTAAACATTATATCTATTCCTTTTTTTATTGCTTCTGTAATATATCCCTTATTAACTTCATCCATATCTAATTTATATCCAAGGTGACAAGATAAAAAAGCACCTCTTACGATATTACTAAAAGCTATACACCCTATAGGATTAGTTTCATTATCTTTTTTAAAAATCTATAGTCTAAGAGCAGTTCCAGATTTAAGACTATCCATATCTTTCTCAAGTAATTTTTCTTGAAATCTTAAAGTGTAGAAAGATTCATCTCTTAATGGTTCCCATTCTTCTAGAAAGAATTTATTCTTTATATGATAGTTTAAAACTATATTTGCATAAGAAGAATCCAAAACTTTTAATATTAAGTTTTTTGTTTCGTAAAATAATTTCATAATATCTACCTTTCTAATAATTTATAAACAGTAAAGAAAATACGATATCTAATGTATCTTTATATTATTATGATGAAAATATAATAGGCTCAAAATATTTGTAAAGCTATTTTATAATACAAACTATATAACTGCAATGATTAAACTATTTATATTAACTAAAACATTTAGTAGACTGTTTGTCTGATAAATCTTAAATAAACAATATATCATTGAAAATATAAAACTTACAAAAAAGTAATATTATTGAAAGACAAATCGATAGTTAAAATTTAGGAAATATGCTATATTTGTTATTGAAGAATACATAAAACATAATTACTATAACTAATTTAGATTAATCTATAAGATTTTCTATATGTAATGTAATGCAAATATTACCAAATAGTAAGAAAAAAGTAATCTGTTTTTAAGGTTTATAGATTAGAATGAATATAGTGAGTACAAAAATAGTATTAAAAGATATAAATATATAAGGGGGATAAAAATGAGAAAAGGGATTATTTTAATAGCTTTAGTATTAAGTTTATCTATTTTTTTTATAGGATGTAAAAAAGAAAATAAACCAAAAGAAAAAAGTACAACACAGTCTGTAAATACAGAAACAGCCGATAATAAAGATAAAGAAGGATACTATAAATTAGATGAATTAGGTGTTGAATATAAAGTACCAGATAAGTGGTCTAAATCTGAAAACATAAGTGCATTTGTTTTAGAAGAAAATAAAGAAGATAAGAATGATCCTATATATGGTGCAATTATACATGACTTCGTTCCTGTTGAAACATTAAAGCTTATAAAAGAGAATGAGAAAAAATTAGAAGATATAAACGAAGAATCTGAAAAGATATTAGAACAAATACATAATAGTCAGCTAAGACTTTTAAATATAATTGCATTTGATAAAGACAAATTGAAAAAATCATTAGATAGTGGAAAGAAAATAGAGGATTTTACTAAGTGTGTTAAAAATGAATTAGTAAAAGAGAAGGATAATTTAGCATATTATATATGTTATGGAGATTCAAATACTGAGAGTTTATCTGATGAATCTAGAAAAATATATGATGAACTTTCAAAAGACATAGATAATTTGAAAAATAGTATAAAAGTATTTAAACCAGTAAAGTCAGAAGAAAAATTATCTGATATAAAAAAAGTACCGGAATTCAAAGCTAAGGATTTAAAAGGAAAAGAAGTAACAGAAAAAATATTTCAAAATAATAAGTTGACAATGATAAACGTATGGGCAACATTCTGTGGGCCTTGTATCAGTGAAATGAAAGATCTACAAGCACTTTATAAAGACTTAAAAAAAGAAGGAGTAAATATTGTAGGATTAATTGGAGACATAGAAAATGATGAAACAAAAAAATTAGCACAAGATATAATTAAGAACAAAGGTGTTGAATTTACAAATATTATACCAGATAAGACTTTAAAAGATAATATTTTAAAGTCAGTTCCAGGATTCCCTACTTCTATATTTATAGATAAAGAAGGTAATATAGTTGGAGAACCTATAGTAGGAGCACGTAGTAAAGATGAATATAAAAAGATAATTATGGATGTACTTAAAGATATAAAATAAATGTGTTGCGTATGAACAAGAAAGAAGCTATAGTATAGCTTCTTTCTTATTTGACAATATATTAAGACTAATGTATTGGCAAATACTATAAATTGATTTTATTATTTTTATTATATAAAGGAGTGAAAATATGCCTTTTACATTTTCTCATCCAGCAATAGTTATCCCAATAAAAAGTAAGTGGAGTAGATATTTTAGTTTAACTGGATTAGTACTTGGAAGTATGGCACCTGACTTTGAATATTTTATTAGATTTAAACCAGTAGGGAAAATAGGGCATATGTTAATAGGATTTTTTTCATTAAACTTATTTATGTGTATTTTGATAGCATATTTATTTCATTATGTTGTAAAGAAACCCCTTATCTTTAATATGCCAAGTCCTATAGACAAATGGTATTATCATATTGCGTTAGACAAATGGAATATAGCATCTTTCAAAGAGTTATTTATTTTTTGTTATTCAAGTATAATAGGAATGTTTACTCATGTGCTATGGGATGGATTTACTCATGTAAATGGGGAATTGGTAAAAATGCTACCTTTTCTATTAAATAAAATTGGTATATTTAA includes the following:
- a CDS encoding GNAT family N-acetyltransferase — its product is MFKKDNETNPIGCIAFSNIVRGAFLSCHLGYKLDMDEVNKGYITEAIKKGIDIMFNNYGLHRIEANIMPKNKPSLRVVGKLGFYNEGLARKYLKINGVWEDHIHMVLLNDNL
- a CDS encoding TlpA family protein disulfide reductase produces the protein MRKGIILIALVLSLSIFFIGCKKENKPKEKSTTQSVNTETADNKDKEGYYKLDELGVEYKVPDKWSKSENISAFVLEENKEDKNDPIYGAIIHDFVPVETLKLIKENEKKLEDINEESEKILEQIHNSQLRLLNIIAFDKDKLKKSLDSGKKIEDFTKCVKNELVKEKDNLAYYICYGDSNTESLSDESRKIYDELSKDIDNLKNSIKVFKPVKSEEKLSDIKKVPEFKAKDLKGKEVTEKIFQNNKLTMINVWATFCGPCISEMKDLQALYKDLKKEGVNIVGLIGDIENDETKKLAQDIIKNKGVEFTNIIPDKTLKDNILKSVPGFPTSIFIDKEGNIVGEPIVGARSKDEYKKIIMDVLKDIK
- a CDS encoding DUF4184 family protein — its product is MPFTFSHPAIVIPIKSKWSRYFSLTGLVLGSMAPDFEYFIRFKPVGKIGHMLIGFFSLNLFMCILIAYLFHYVVKKPLIFNMPSPIDKWYYHIALDKWNIASFKELFIFCYSSIIGMFTHVLWDGFTHVNGELVKMLPFLLNKIGIFKYKIPIYKILQHGSTMAGFIIILVFIFMKRNTTIMKIHHISPIKKIVYFSGVILVGMAFLLYSILYISYGIKFKYIGMYIVILINGLFIGIIISSLISSIITNNIKRN